One segment of Paenibacillus sp. FSL R7-0337 DNA contains the following:
- the hemW gene encoding radical SAM family heme chaperone HemW, protein MNKPVYPFREIGIGHYPMGNTPVSPEDSKRLPSLMNLNQAAASSKLAYVHIPFCDSICPFCPYPKAFNEQGARQEYLTALFRELEMYGETPQIRNCSVEALYIGGGTPSVLDEEEITALFEQLQATLPLHSVEEITFEGNPASFTAAKLKLLQALGVNRISLGVQTFNDELGRRLGLLQTGEDSLRSIQDSRAAGITNVSLDLMYNLPGQTMEEWLEDLAKVVELDIGHVTLFPLKIIPGFGLAKRIASGELPACGGLELEQQMYVEACRYLESQGYSVESTYDFVRPGGHHVYSRKHFDDYLDLLSVGLGAFGDVGGYAYQNVKLLPEYVKKVTSGDLPIALGYEVKAEDLPNQFLAMGLRRTAVDRQQFRRKFGVFPEEHFPELFDKFVKEGLVEIREDTIALTRFHGLFWGNNVCKEFCEEQIKMAFPK, encoded by the coding sequence ATGAACAAGCCTGTGTATCCGTTCCGGGAGATCGGGATCGGACATTATCCTATGGGGAACACTCCGGTGTCACCGGAGGACAGCAAGCGCCTGCCGTCCTTGATGAACCTGAATCAAGCTGCGGCAAGCTCCAAGCTGGCCTATGTACATATTCCGTTCTGCGATTCCATCTGCCCGTTCTGCCCGTACCCCAAGGCGTTCAACGAGCAGGGAGCCCGCCAGGAATATCTGACTGCGCTGTTCCGCGAGCTGGAGATGTACGGGGAGACGCCGCAGATCCGCAATTGCTCAGTGGAGGCGCTCTACATCGGCGGCGGGACGCCCAGTGTACTGGACGAGGAAGAGATCACCGCTCTATTCGAGCAGCTCCAGGCCACGCTTCCCCTGCACAGCGTTGAGGAAATCACGTTCGAAGGCAATCCCGCCTCGTTCACCGCTGCCAAGCTGAAGCTGCTTCAGGCGCTTGGGGTGAACCGGATCAGTCTCGGGGTGCAGACCTTCAACGATGAGCTGGGCAGACGCCTTGGGCTGCTTCAGACCGGTGAGGATTCCCTGCGCAGTATTCAGGATTCCAGAGCAGCCGGGATCACCAATGTCAGCCTGGACCTGATGTACAATCTGCCGGGCCAGACGATGGAGGAATGGCTGGAGGATCTGGCGAAGGTAGTAGAGCTGGACATTGGCCATGTCACACTATTTCCGCTGAAGATCATCCCCGGCTTCGGTCTGGCTAAGCGCATTGCCAGCGGCGAGCTTCCGGCCTGCGGCGGTCTTGAGCTGGAACAGCAGATGTATGTGGAGGCTTGCCGTTATCTGGAGTCGCAGGGCTATTCGGTGGAATCGACGTATGATTTCGTACGGCCGGGAGGCCATCATGTGTATAGCCGCAAGCATTTCGACGATTACCTGGACCTGCTCTCGGTGGGGCTGGGGGCGTTCGGCGATGTGGGCGGCTATGCCTACCAGAATGTGAAATTACTCCCTGAATATGTGAAAAAAGTTACATCCGGCGACCTCCCCATTGCTTTAGGCTACGAAGTGAAGGCAGAGGATCTGCCCAACCAGTTCCTGGCGATGGGCCTGCGCCGTACAGCGGTTGACCGCCAGCAGTTCCGCCGCAAATTCGGCGTTTTCCCGGAGGAGCATTTCCCGGAGCTGTTCGATAAGTTCGTGAAGGAAGGGCTGGTGGAGATCCGCGAGGACACGATTGCGCTGACGCGTTTCCACGGGCTGTTCTGGGGCAACAATGTATGTAAGGAGTTCTGTGAGGAGCAGATCAAGATGGCTTTTCCAAAATAA